The genomic interval TTTCTTGGGGTGGCGTTGGCACGCTATCTAAATCAGGTGTTGTAATCGGTGGCTGAGTATCGGATAAGCGACGTTCCGCTTCTTGTTGTTCTTGCTTTTCTTTGAGCAAGCGCTCGGTAGGATTTAAATCATTCGCTACCGATGATGTAGATATAAGACTCGAAGTAGCGGCTGCTGCCAAAATCCATTTAAAACTCATAGTCGTCCCGCTGGGGATAATTGTTCAATATTTGGGCGCGGGACTATACCAGTATTTTATTTTATTACCATACTCTAACTATTCTTTATCAACTGATCCTTAAGTTCTTGCAGCTCATGCAGCTCATGCAGCTCATCGCGGAGACGCGCGGCTTCTGTATATTTGAAATCCTTGATGAACTTAAAACGATTAGCGCGCATGATACTATCTCGGAGGACAGCCTACTAAGATGTTTCGATATCAAAACCCTCTAAATCCCACCTTTACGAAGTGATTCACCCCAACCAGAGAAGCACTTAATCTCATCTCTTTTCTGCTTACGATACAACAACACGCTAAAGAGAATAGTGAGCGATATAACAAAACCATTAACCAAAGCAATCAAGGTCGGATCGTGATTAATTACATGTACAATTTCATCAGCCATATCATAGTAATAACCTCTCGGCTCCGGAATGACCATTAGTTTTTTCACAAAGTAATAGACACTACCTACCGCATAATAAGAAGAAATAAACAATGTGAATGATTTTAAGCCGCATATGACCATCGCGGTATAGGCTATAATAGAAATATTAAAAGCGATGCCCAACTGATCTATGAGCTCAATATAGTGAGAAGATAAATACCCCGCCCCCTCAATAAAGTAATCTGAAATATGCGTTAAAAATGGCGCACTTACCACTCCGAATAGAGATAAGCTCAGCAATAGACCCAGTTGACTACCCCATCTAAAAAGGAATAAAAAGATTATTGGTATAATTAAACAATAAAAATATGCCAAGATCAGATCCCCCATAACAAAGAATGCAGGTTCAGGTAATTTTTCGCATGACGAAAAACTAAAAAGACGACTGTCGCAAACTCGCTCTACAGAGAAGTCTGAATAGAAGTAAATCATCATGTACGCCACGAAAGGCAACAATATTGCAACCGCTAAATAGATTCCCCTGCTTGATACAGGATGTTGATAAAACGCTTTAATAGTCTTTTCAATACTAGACACAGGTTTTAAAAGTGCCGCTTTTCTCTCGTTCACACTTGACTTGAGATAGACTATATACAGAAGCCAGAGTGCTCCAGCGATAGGCACCAATGAAAACCATATATACACTGGCTTAATGCCCGCATCTCGAAAGCGTTTTATGGTTATAGCAACCACCGAATATGCATAAATGAAAATAAAAGGCAAAATGTAAAATTCACCAGAAAAAGACGCAGACAGTACCGGGTCAAATACCATCAATACCGAAAAAACAAGACTATATGGAAGTACCAAGAACCACCAATATTCCATTCTTGTGACCGTCCCTTCACAACTAAAAAGCGCACGGAAGCATGTTTTAAAAACCGATAACATTATACAGGCGCTCCATCATTTTCTTGCTTCCAATAGCGATATGCCGACGCAAGAACTGCTAACGGTAGGAAGTTTAGACTCACCCAAGTCATTGGCTCCAGATCTCCATGCAACTGATAAAGATGACTGAAATCTAGATTTGACATATAAAAATAGTCATAAACTGCAACATTATCGAAGAACAATCCGCCACTTGAAGCTGAAACACCTATCAGGATCGGCGTTCCGACAGAAAGTGCCCAAGAAGCATTAGCAGGAGCTATAAAAAATGTCTGTAGCAACACGCAAGCGAAAGCAAACATGAAACCTAAATTTCTTTTCAGAAGGATAAGAATAAAAGCAACCAAGGAAAGGAAAATGGCGATTGCGCCTAGGAGCCAAAAAGTTAATTGCATCTCGTAGCTAGATGAATCAAATATAATAAAATATGCAAATGAGCCGATACTAATTGCACAAGAAACAAACAAATAAATCAGCAATATATTTACAGGCGTGAAAAATCCGGCAAGTCTTTTCAGTCTCATATCCTTGACCAAGCTTTGTCCAAAAAAGAGCTGTGCGTTATACCGAATAAAAAATCAATATTCAAGTATAGCAATTACAAAGTGAGGCTTAACTCACCTTCAATAAACCCGAGCTAACTATTTTTAATCAATTGATCCTTCAGCTCATGCAACTCATCGCGGAGGCGCGCGGCTTCCTCAAACTTAAGGTCTTTGGCGGCTTTAAACATGGCATCTTCTACCTGAGTGATGCGCTTGTTCAAGTCATTGACATTCAAGTGTTCCATATCGGCTGTATAGCCAGCCCCTTTCTCGGCCACTTTTTTACGATTGCGGCCATGACCGATTTTCTTACCAGGTGTCACAGCACCCTCAAGAATATCTTCAACACTCTTTTTAATGCCTTGTGGTGTAATGCCATGCTCTTCGTTAAACGCGATTTGTTTTTCACGACGACGCTTGGTCTCTTCCATGGCGCGCTTCATTGAATCCGTAATACGCTCTGCATAAAGGATGGCTTTACCTTCAACATTACGAGCAGCACGACCAATGGTTTGAATTAACGATCGGTCTGAACGCAAGAAGCCTTCTTTGTCGGCATCGAAA from Bermanella marisrubri carries:
- a CDS encoding DUF805 domain-containing protein; amino-acid sequence: MLSVFKTCFRALFSCEGTVTRMEYWWFLVLPYSLVFSVLMVFDPVLSASFSGEFYILPFIFIYAYSVVAITIKRFRDAGIKPVYIWFSLVPIAGALWLLYIVYLKSSVNERKAALLKPVSSIEKTIKAFYQHPVSSRGIYLAVAILLPFVAYMMIYFYSDFSVERVCDSRLFSFSSCEKLPEPAFFVMGDLILAYFYCLIIPIIFLFLFRWGSQLGLLLSLSLFGVVSAPFLTHISDYFIEGAGYLSSHYIELIDQLGIAFNISIIAYTAMVICGLKSFTLFISSYYAVGSVYYFVKKLMVIPEPRGYYYDMADEIVHVINHDPTLIALVNGFVISLTILFSVLLYRKQKRDEIKCFSGWGESLRKGGI